From the genome of Phalacrocorax aristotelis chromosome 15, bGulAri2.1, whole genome shotgun sequence, one region includes:
- the TPST2 gene encoding protein-tyrosine sulfotransferase 2, which yields MRVTMRRVLLVVGSVVALMVTLHLGQQVLECQQVLSERRHRLMRPENEELVMMGSNHVEYRYSKEMPLIFIGGVPRSGTTLMRAMLDAHPEVRCGEETRIIPRVLAMRQAWSKSGREKMRLDEAGVTDQVLDAAMQAFILEVIAKHGEPARYLCNKDPFTLKSSVYLSRLFPNSKFLLMVRDGRASVHSMITRKVTIAGFDLNSYRDCLTKWNKAIEVMYSQCLEIGRSRCLPVYYEQLVLHPEQSMHAIMKFLDISWSDTVLHHEELIGKPGGVSLSKIERSTDQVIKPVNMEALSKWIGHIPGDVLQDMAHIAPMLARLGYDPYANPPNYGHPDPLVVNNTHRVLKGDYKTPANLKGHLQVTQNTSSSH from the exons ATGCGGGTCACCATGAGGAGGGTGTTGCTGGTCGTGGGCTCAGTGGTTGCCCTGATGGTGACTCTGCACCTTGGCCAGCAGGTCCTGGAGTGCCAGCAAGTCCTGAGTGAGAGGAGGCACAGGCTGATGAGACCCGAGAATGAGGAGCTGGTCATGATGGGCTCCAACCATGTGGAGTACCGCTACAGCAAGGAGATGCCCCTGATATTCATTGGCGGGGTCCCACGGAGCGGTACGACACTGATGAGGGCCATGCTCGATGCCCATCCCGAGGTGCGCTGTGGAGAGGAGACCCGCATCATCCCCCGCGTGCTGGCAATGCGGCAGGCCTGGTCTAAATCGGGGCGAGAGAAGATGCGCCTGGATGAAGCAGGAGTGACGGACCAAGTTTTGGATGCTGCTATGCAGGCCTTTATACTGGAAGTGATTGCCAAGCATGGTGAGCCCGCCAGGTATTTGTGTAACAAGGACCCCTTCACGCTGAAGTCCTCTGTCTACCTGTCCAGGCTGTTCCCCAATTCCAAATTCCTCCTGATGGTTCGAGACGGCCGGGCTTCAGTCCACTCCATGATCACACGGAAAGTGACCATCGCAGGTTTCGACCTGAACAGCTACCGAGACTGCCTGACCAAGTGGAACAAAGCCATCGAGGTGATGTACTCCCAGTGCTTGGAGATCGGCCGGTCCCGGTGCCTGCCCGTCTACTACGAGCAGCTGGTGCTGCACCCCGAGCAGTCCATGCATGCCATCATGAAGTTCCTGGACATCTCCTGGAGTGACACGGTGCTGCACCATGAGGAACTGATAGGGAAGCCTGGCGGGGTGTCGCTTTCCAA gatAGAAAGATCAACAGACCAGGTTATCAAGCCAGTGAACATGGAGGCATTATCTAAGTGGATTGGGCACATCCCAGGGGATGTGCTGCAGGACATGGCCCACATCGCACCGATGCTCGCCAGGCTCGGCTACGACCCCTACGCCAACCCACCCAACTACGGCCACCCCGACCCCTTAGTTGTCAACAACACGCACAGA GTTTTAAAGGGGGATTATAAAACGCCAGCCAATTTGAAAGGTCATCTGCAG GTGACTCAGAACACATCATCTTCTCACTAA
- the TFIP11 gene encoding tuftelin-interacting protein 11, whose translation MSMSHLYSTDGEDGVEMENFEVSDWDLQNEFNPHRQRHRQSKEEATYGVWAERDSEEERPSFGGKRSRDYSAPVNFISAGLKKSAAEDVSEEDSDEDEKPVKQEEIPKEFVPKKLKTGGNFKPSQKGFVGGTKSFVDFGSWERHTKGIGQKLLQKMGYVPGRGLGKNAQGIINPIEAKQRKGKGAVGAYGSERTSQSLQDFPVVDSEEEAEEEFQKELSQWRKDPNGGKKKPKYSYKTVEELKAKGRINKQLSAPQKELSQVKVIDMTGREQKVYYSYSQISHKHNIPDDSPQQPLGKDCKPQGFALPELEHNLQLLIDITEQEIIQNDRQLQYERDMVVNLTHEIQKMSEVLSHEETAISNLSKVLEMVEECERRMQPSCENPLTLDECAKIFETLQDKYYEEYRMSDRVDLAVAIVYPLMKDYFKNWDPLKDCSYGTEIIAKWKNLLENDQLLSHSGQDLTTDAFHRLMWEIWMPYVRNIVAQWQPRNCGSMVDFLDSWVNVVPVWILDNILDQLIFPKLQKEVESWNPLTDTVPIHSWIHPWLPLMQARLEPLYSPIRNKLANALQKWHPSDSSAKLILQPWKDVFTPGSWEAFMVKNIVPKLGMCLNELIINPHQQHMDAFYWVIDWEGMISVSSLVGLLEKHFFPKWLQVLCSWLSNSPNYEEITKWYLGWKSMFSDQVLAHPSIKDKFNEALDIMNRAVSSSVGGYMQPGARENIAYLTHTERRKDFQYEAMQERREAENMAQRGIGVAASSVPMNFKDLIQTKAEEHNIVFMPVIGKRHEGKQLYTFGRIVIYIDRGVVFVQGEKTWVPTSLQSLIDMAK comes from the exons ATGTCGATGTCGCACCTGTACAGCACGGATGGGGAGGACGGCGTGGAGATGGAGAACTTCGAGGTGTCGGACTGGGACCTGCAGAACGAGTTCAACCCCCACCGGCAGCGCCACCGGCAGAGCAAGGAGGAGGCCACCTACGGCGTGTGGGCCGAGCGCGATTCGGAGGAGGAGAGGCCCAGCTTCGGCGGCAAGCG CTCCAGGGATTACTCAGCTCCTGTGAACTTCATCAGCGCCGGGCTGAAAAAGTCAGCGGCTGAGGATGTGTCAGAAGAAGACTCAGATGAAGATGAGAAACCTGTTAAGCAGGAAGAAATCCCTAAAGAGTTTGTGCCAAAGAAGTTAAAAACG GGTGGTAATTTCAAGCCTAGTCAGAAAGGCTTTGTAGGGGGGACAAAGTCTTTTGTGGATTTTGGCAGCTGGGAGAGACACACTAAGGGAATTGGGCAGAAGCTTCTCCAGAAGATGGGTTATGTCCCTGGAAGAGGTCTCGGGAAGAATGCTCAAG GTATTATCAATCCAATTGAGgccaaacaaagaaaaggcaaaggagcTGTGGGGGCATATGGCTCTGAAAGAACCAGCCAGTCTTTGCAAGATTTTCCTGTTGTGGACTCGGAAGAAGAAGCTGAGGAg gaaTTCCAAAAAGAGCTCAGTCAGTGGCGGAAGGATCCTAATGGAGGCAAGAAAAAGCCCAAATACAGCTATAAGACAGTAGAAGAACTGAAAGCCAAGGGCAGGATCAACAAGCAGCTTTCAGCCCCTCAGAAGGAGCTGTCTCAAGTCAAG GTTATAGACATGACGGGCCGGGAGCAGAAGGTTTATTACAGCTACAGTCAAATTAGTCACAAGCACAATATCCCAGATGACAGTCCTCAGCAGCCACTGGGCAAAGACTGCAAGCCCCAGGGGTTTGCCTTGCCTGAGCTGGAGCACAACCTGCAACTTCTCATTGACATCACAGAGCAGGAGATCATCCAGAATGACCGGCAGCTGCAGTACGAGAGAGACATGGTTGTCAACCTGACCCATGAGATACAGAAGATGTCTGAAGTTCTCTCGCACGAGGAGACAGCAATTAGCAACCTCAGCAAGGTGCTGGAGATGGTGGAAGAGTGTGAGAGACGGATGCAGCCCAGTTGTGAAAACCCCTTAACCTTGGATGAGTGTGCAAAGATTTTTGAGACACTTCAGGACAAATACTATGAAGAGTACAGAATGTCTGATAGGGTAGATCTGGCAGTGGCAATAGTCTATCCTCTCATGAAAGATTACTTCAAGAACTGGGATCCCCTCAAG GACTGTTCATATGGCACAGAGATCATAGCCAAGTGGAAGAACCTTTTGGAGAACGATCAGCTGTTATCACACAGTGGCCAGGACCTGACAACAGATGCTTTCCACAG acTGATGTGGGAAATCTGGATGCCATATGTCAGAAACATAGTGGCGCAGTGGCAACCGCGGAACTGTGGATCGATGGTGGATTTCTTGGATAGCTGGGTAAATGTTGTTCCTGTCTGGATACTGGATAACATTCTGGATCAGCTCATCTTCCCCAAGCTACAGAAAGAG GTCGAAAGCTGGAATCCTTTGACAGACACGGTCCCAATCCATTCATGGATCCACCCCTGGCTTCCCCTGATGCAGGCACGATTAGAGCCGCTGTATTCTCCCATCCGAAACAAGCTGGCGAATGCACTGCAGAAGTGGCATCCCAGTGACTCCTCTGCCAAACTTATTCTTCAGCCCTGGAAGGATGTGTTCACACCTGGGTCATGGGAGGCTTTCATGGTCAAAAACATTGTGCCTAAGCTAG GGATGTGTTTGAACGAACTCATCATAAACCCTCACCAGCAGCACATGGATGCCTTCTACTGGGTGATTGACTGGGAGGGGATGATTTCTGTCTCCAGTCTTGTTGGGCTGCTGGAGAAACACTTCTTCCCAAAGTGGCTGCAG GTGCTGTGCTCTTGGCTTAGTAACAGCCCCAATTATGAAGAGATTACAAAGTGGTACTTGGGTTGGAAGTCCATGTTCTCAGACCAAGTGTTAGCGCATCCATCGATCAAAGACAAATTTAATGAAGCTCTTGATATCATGAACCGGGCTGTCTCTTCCAGTGTTG GTGGGTACATGCAGCCCGGCGCTCGAGAGAACATTGCCTACCTTACTCACACCGAACGGAGGAAAGACTTCCAGTACGAAGCCATGCAGGAGCGTCGCGAGGCTGAGAACATGGCCCAGCGCGGCATCGGCGTGGCCGCCAGCTCCGTGCCAATGAACTTTAAGGACCTCATTCAGACAAAAGCAGAGGAAcacaacattgttttcatgcctGTGATTGGAAAGCGGCACGAAGGAAAACAGTTGTATACGTTTGGACGGATTGTCATTTACATTGACAGGGGTGTTGTGTTTGTACAAGGAGAAAAGACTTGGGTGCCAACCTCTCTCCAGAGTCTCATCGACATGGCTAAGTGA
- the SRRD gene encoding SRR1-like protein isoform X2: MAAAGAWRAAGRRRRRREAAEEEEGAVLRRVREARDDLLSSGFWAASAGAVRAPLSASAEPPARCVCYGLGRFGGCPAARHQLAFLLLLLEELGEGKHGIEGSATLFYMVHCGKALYNNLLWRNWSAGALSKMVIIGNSFKGIEERLLSRIFERDYSYIAKVLKGTEEVALPTHPRYLDTFNDTSVHWFPLQKLKELSPEVWDFVEEPMYHECDDLEIIRKDHADEHHPAAVES; this comes from the exons atggcggcggcgggcgcgtGGCGCGCGGCaggccgccggcggcggcggcgggaggcggcggaggaggaggagggcgcgGTGCTGCGCAGGGTGCGGGAGGCGCG GGACGATCTGCTGAGCTCCGGCTTCTGGGCGGCCAGCGCCG GAGCCGTACGGGCCCCGCTGAGCGCCAGCGCGGAGCCACCCGCCCGCTGCGTCTGCTACGGCCTGGGGCGGTTCGGCGGCtgcccggccgcccggcaccaGCTggccttcctgctgctgctgctggaggagctgggg GAGGGGAAACACGGCATTGAGGGATCGGCCACGCTGTTTTACATGGTGCACTGCGGGAAAGCCTTGTACAACAACCTCCTGTGGAGGAACTGGTCCGCAGGGGCACTGTCCAAAATGGTCATCATCGGGAACAGCTTTAAAGGAATTGAGGAGAG ATTGTTGTCAAGGATATTCGAGAGAGATTATTCTTACATAGCAAAG GTCTTGAAAGGGACAGAGGAAGTGGCGCTCCCCACTCACCCTCGGTACCTGGACACCTTTAACGACACCTCTGTCCACTGGTTTCCCTTGCAAAAACTGAAGGAGCTCTCCCCCGAGGTTTGGGACTTTGTGGAGGAGCCGATGTACCACGAGTGTGATGACTTGGAGATCATCAGAAAGGACCACGCTGATGAGCACCATCCTGCTGCCGTGGAGTCCTAA
- the SRRD gene encoding SRR1-like protein isoform X1 gives MAAAGAWRAAGRRRRRREAAEEEEGAVLRRVREARDDLLSSGFWAASAGAVRAPLSASAEPPARCVCYGLGRFGGCPAARHQLAFLLLLLEELGVPPGRCSLFDPAFSAQEAAALGQLGLRLLPENEEGKHGIEGSATLFYMVHCGKALYNNLLWRNWSAGALSKMVIIGNSFKGIEERLLSRIFERDYSYIAKVLKGTEEVALPTHPRYLDTFNDTSVHWFPLQKLKELSPEVWDFVEEPMYHECDDLEIIRKDHADEHHPAAVES, from the exons atggcggcggcgggcgcgtGGCGCGCGGCaggccgccggcggcggcggcgggaggcggcggaggaggaggagggcgcgGTGCTGCGCAGGGTGCGGGAGGCGCG GGACGATCTGCTGAGCTCCGGCTTCTGGGCGGCCAGCGCCG GAGCCGTACGGGCCCCGCTGAGCGCCAGCGCGGAGCCACCCGCCCGCTGCGTCTGCTACGGCCTGGGGCGGTTCGGCGGCtgcccggccgcccggcaccaGCTggccttcctgctgctgctgctggaggagctgggg GTGCCGCCCGGCCGGTGCTCCCTGTTCGATCCCGCCTTCTCGGCCCaggaggcggcggcgctggggcagctggggctgcggCTGCTCCCGGAGAACGAG GAGGGGAAACACGGCATTGAGGGATCGGCCACGCTGTTTTACATGGTGCACTGCGGGAAAGCCTTGTACAACAACCTCCTGTGGAGGAACTGGTCCGCAGGGGCACTGTCCAAAATGGTCATCATCGGGAACAGCTTTAAAGGAATTGAGGAGAG ATTGTTGTCAAGGATATTCGAGAGAGATTATTCTTACATAGCAAAG GTCTTGAAAGGGACAGAGGAAGTGGCGCTCCCCACTCACCCTCGGTACCTGGACACCTTTAACGACACCTCTGTCCACTGGTTTCCCTTGCAAAAACTGAAGGAGCTCTCCCCCGAGGTTTGGGACTTTGTGGAGGAGCCGATGTACCACGAGTGTGATGACTTGGAGATCATCAGAAAGGACCACGCTGATGAGCACCATCCTGCTGCCGTGGAGTCCTAA